Proteins found in one Takifugu flavidus isolate HTHZ2018 chromosome 7, ASM371156v2, whole genome shotgun sequence genomic segment:
- the LOC130528892 gene encoding glypican-1-like yields MRVPALLRVLACLCAAVGPVAGADRSCTDLRQFYTSKGFTLTGVPQTEISGEHLRMCPQGPTCCTSTMEENLATLSGRETEGLIREAGRSLQAAFNALHRSFDTYFTELHSHSERSLQDALSPLGPLYSQNSRLFGGLYTDLRQYYRGSALNLDETLSEFWSYLLERTFKFSAPTDVNLSEDYLECVAKQQATLRPFGDIPQDMRTKVIRAFVTARSFVQGLIVSGDVVRKVSQVSLSPECLKGLMKLVYCPYCRGIASVKPCSNYCSNVMKGCLANQADLDPEWQNLIDTMIQVASSFSTDPSLDVVLASIPAQIYEAIHLLKENMDTFTAKVYQTCGSPGETGTGSPSPHEQKRKSGFLTASEYKPSPTAGIRLEMQVSDLSSKLREMRQYWTQLSAALCNKLAAGGTNQEKCWNGITKARYLPEVMGDGLANQINNPEVELDITKPDMTIREQIMQLKIMSDRLKRALDGNDVDFQDASDDLGGSGSGMCAGGQCSRGRPGLYAYPFDDNRARGAAAAPPGLCGLLLLLPPAVLLLQR; encoded by the exons ATGCGTGTACCGGCGCTTCTGCGCGTGTTGGCGTGCCTGTGCGCTGCGGTGGGCCCGGTGGCCGGAGCGGACAGGAGCTGCACCGACCTGCGGCAGTTCTACACAAGCAAAGGATTCACGTTAACCGGTGTCCCTCAGACAGAAATCTCCG GGGAGCACCTGCGGATGTGTCCTCAGGGTCCAACCTGCTGCACCAGCACAATGGAGGAGAACCTGGCGACTCTGAGCGGCCGGGAGACAGAAGGACTGATCAGAGAGGCTGGCCGCTCGCTGCAGGCGGCCTTCAACGCTCTCCACAGGAGCTTTGACA CTTACTTCACCGAGCTGCATAGTCATTCCGAGCGCTCCCTCCAGGACGCCCTGTCTCCCCTCGGACCTCTGTACTCCCAGAACTCTCGGCTCTTTGGAGGTCTCTACACGGACCTGCGGCAATACTACCGGGGCTCGGCTCTCAATCTGGATGAGACCCTGTCGGAATTCTGGTCCTACCTCCTGGAGCGCACCTTCAAATTCTCAGCCCCCACTGAT GTCAACCTGTCTGAGGACTACCTTGAAtgtgttgctaagcaacaggCGACGCTGCGGCCATTTGGAGACATCCCACAGGACATGAGGACAAAGGTGATCCGAGCTTTTGTCACAGCCAGGTCATTTGTCCAGGGACTAATCGTCAGTGGAGATGTGGTCAGAAAGGTCTCACAG GTCTCGCTCAGTCCGGAGTGTCTGAAAGGCCTGATGAAGCTGGTTTATTGCCCTTATTGTCGCGGCATAGCCTCTGTCAAACCCTGCTCCAACTACTGTTCCAACGTCATGAAGGGCTGCCTGGCGAACCAAGCGGACCTGGATCCAGAGTGGCAGAACCTGATTG ATACGATGATCCAGGTAGCCTCCAGTTTCAGCACAGACCCCAGTCTGGACGTGGTTCTGGCCTCCATCCCTGCTCAGATCTATGAGGCCATTCACCTCCTGAAAGAAAACATGGACACGTTTACAGCAAAA GTGTATCAGACTTGTGGAAGTCCTGGtgaaacagggacaggaagtccGAGCCCTCACGAGCAGAAGAGGAAAAGTGGCTTCTTGACTGCTTCAGAGTACAAACCTTCTCCTACTGCTGGGATCAGACTGGAGATGCAG GTGTCAGATCTGTCCAGTAAGCTGAGGGAGATGCGGCAGTACTGGACCCAGCTCTCCGCGGCGCTTTGCAACAAGCTGGCGGCGGGGGGAACCAATCAGGAGAAATGTTGGAACGGCATCACCAAAGCCAG GTATCTCCCAGAGGTGATGGGTGACGGCTTGGCCAATCAGATCAACAATCCCGAGGTTGAGCTTGACATCACGAAGCCAGACATGACCATCCGAGAGCAGATCATGCAACTGAAGATCATGAGCGACCGGCTGAAAAGGGCCCTGGATGGCAACGATGTGGATTTCCAGGATGCAA GCGATGACCTGGGCGGCTCAGGGAGCGGGATGTGTGCAGGAGGTCAGTGTTCTCGGGGGAGACCGGGACTGTACGCCTACCCGTTCGACGACAACCGAGCCAGAGGTGCAGCCGCCGCTCCGCCTGGCCTCtgtggcctcctgctcctgctgccaccAGCCGTCCTGCTGCTTCAGCGATGA